A portion of the Cytophagales bacterium genome contains these proteins:
- a CDS encoding OmpA family protein, translated as MKIEPLDEAAGSEVPKAIDCAEVGSAIKIKNIYFDFNSYVKISQNKPELHFVRDVLIACRKKAILIIGHADDVGTSSFNQRLSEKRAKAAVDYLITIGIDPARLAYKGFGEDEPLVPNITEENRRLNRRIEFNVYDISTFALAVEEILAPSEEMTDGTPTISVESESFACSEVGKSIKFSNVNFEFDSYGAITRNLQALKYVKDVLLTCKEIKLTIIGHTDNVGPESYNQKLSEKRAKAAADYLVAVGVDQDRLTYKGYGEQKPLTPNDTKENRLLNRRVEFQITKKL; from the coding sequence TTGAAAATAGAGCCTTTGGATGAGGCTGCCGGCTCAGAAGTACCCAAAGCTATTGATTGTGCTGAAGTCGGTTCTGCTATAAAGATCAAAAATATTTATTTCGATTTTAACAGCTATGTTAAAATATCCCAAAATAAGCCAGAGTTACATTTTGTGAGGGATGTATTGATTGCATGTCGTAAAAAGGCAATACTAATCATCGGACATGCTGATGATGTAGGTACTTCATCATTTAATCAGAGGCTTTCAGAAAAAAGGGCTAAAGCGGCTGTTGATTACTTAATTACTATTGGTATAGATCCGGCTAGGTTAGCCTACAAAGGATTTGGTGAGGATGAACCCCTCGTTCCAAATATTACAGAAGAAAACAGGCGACTTAACAGAAGAATTGAGTTTAATGTATATGATATTTCTACTTTTGCTTTAGCAGTGGAAGAAATTCTTGCACCATCCGAAGAGATGACAGATGGTACACCAACAATTTCCGTTGAGTCCGAAAGCTTTGCTTGTTCTGAAGTGGGAAAAAGTATAAAATTCAGCAATGTTAATTTCGAATTTGATAGCTATGGAGCTATTACCAGGAATTTGCAAGCTTTAAAATATGTGAAGGACGTTCTTTTGACCTGTAAAGAAATAAAACTAACGATCATAGGGCATACGGACAACGTTGGGCCTGAGTCATATAATCAGAAGCTTTCAGAAAAAAGGGCAAAAGCTGCTGCAGACTACCTGGTTGCTGTTGGGGTTGATCAGGACAGGTTAACTTATAAAGGATATGGTGAGCAAAAACCACTGACCCCAAATGATACAAAAGAAAACAGGCTGCTTAACAGGAGAGTTGAGTTTCAAATTACCAAAAAATTATAA